The following proteins are co-located in the Microplitis demolitor isolate Queensland-Clemson2020A chromosome 5, iyMicDemo2.1a, whole genome shotgun sequence genome:
- the LOC128667828 gene encoding uncharacterized protein LOC128667828: MSDKQKIQALSFIANDPAIPLSYRTWQLYEYPLLPKTTKHVWPIITSTQSEKPRYLVLGFQTARKNIVTKNSSHFDHCNIRDVKVFLNSQSYSYGNQNLNINRNQYALLYDMYTNFQTSYYNKEPEPLLTKAGFLEESPLYIIDCSKQNESIKSGPVDIRVEFESNDQFPDQTSAYCLILHDRIIEYNPLSSTVRKLT, from the coding sequence ATGTCGGATAAACAGAAGATTCAAGCACTCAGTTTTATCGCAAATGATCCAGCTATTCCATTAAGCTACCGTACATGGCAATTATATGAATATCCACTACTTCCGAAAACAACGAAACATGTTTGGCCTATCATAACTTCGACGCAATCGGAGAAACCACGATATTTGGTTCTAGGATTCCAAActgcaagaaaaaatattgtgacgAAAAATTCCAGTCACTTTGATCATTGTAATATCCGAGATGTAAAAGTTTTCCTCAATTCTCAAAGTTATTCATATGGAAATCAGAATCTAAACATAAATCGCAATCAGTATGCTTTATTGTATGATATgtatactaattttcaaaCGTCATACTATAATAAAGAGCCGGAACCATTGTTAACTAAAGCAGGATTTTTGGAAGAATCACCACTCTACATTATTGATTGttcaaaacaaaatgaatCAATCAAATCTGGACCAGTTGACATTCGTGTTGAATTTGAATCAAATGATCAGTTTCCCGATCAGACGTCAGCATACTGCTTAATTCTGCATGATCgtattattgaatataatccATTAAGTAGTACtgtaagaaaattaacttaa